A genomic window from Deltaproteobacteria bacterium includes:
- a CDS encoding dihydrodipicolinate synthase family protein, whose product MTSALRFSGAIPANLLPFNEDLSFDEVNYRKHLSWLAAVDGVDAIVCNGHAGEVSSLNREERRRALAIAADAVGDRVELISGIYTDNTLEAAELARDAKAEGAAGLLVFPPTLFMWGARLRPEMAVVHFETIAEATDLPLIVFEYPPAIGIGYDPETLARLAEIDRVVAVKDWSNDMVALEANLRALRGTGRPVAMLSSYTMSLFASYVLGADGSISGMGSVTADLHTELFRAVQAGDLDAGRLLNDRLAPLVEVFYAPPFVDMHNRMKEALALLGRIDKAVVRPPLRRIGDDERERIRRALLRSRLLLP is encoded by the coding sequence ATGACCAGCGCTCTCCGCTTCAGCGGCGCCATTCCGGCCAACCTGCTGCCCTTCAACGAGGACCTTTCGTTCGACGAGGTGAACTACCGGAAACATCTCTCGTGGCTGGCCGCCGTGGACGGCGTCGACGCCATCGTCTGCAACGGGCACGCGGGCGAGGTGTCGTCGCTGAACCGGGAGGAGCGGCGCCGGGCGCTGGCCATCGCCGCCGACGCGGTGGGCGACCGGGTCGAGCTCATCTCGGGAATCTACACGGACAACACGCTGGAGGCGGCGGAGCTTGCCAGGGACGCCAAGGCCGAGGGCGCGGCCGGACTCCTGGTCTTTCCGCCGACGCTGTTCATGTGGGGAGCACGGCTACGGCCCGAGATGGCCGTCGTCCATTTCGAGACCATCGCCGAGGCCACCGACCTGCCGCTCATCGTGTTCGAGTATCCCCCGGCCATCGGCATCGGCTACGACCCGGAGACCCTGGCGCGACTGGCGGAGATCGACCGCGTGGTGGCAGTCAAGGACTGGAGCAACGACATGGTGGCGCTGGAGGCCAACCTGCGCGCGCTGCGCGGCACCGGCCGGCCCGTGGCCATGCTGAGCAGCTACACCATGTCGCTGTTCGCGAGCTATGTCCTGGGCGCCGACGGCTCCATCTCGGGAATGGGCAGCGTGACCGCGGACCTGCACACGGAGTTGTTCCGGGCGGTGCAGGCCGGTGACCTGGATGCCGGCCGCCTTCTCAACGACCGCCTGGCTCCACTGGTGGAAGTGTTCTACGCGCCGCCCTTCGTGGACATGCACAACCGCATGAAGGAAGCGCTGGCGCTCCTGGGACGCATCGACAAGGCGGTCGTGCGCCCACCCCTCAGGCGCATCGGCGACGACGAACGGGAGCGCATCCGCCGGGCGCTGCTGCGGTCCCGGCTCCTGCTGCCGTGA
- a CDS encoding MbcA/ParS/Xre antitoxin family protein, giving the protein MLRAFFNLMERWQLNDRQGRILLGDPAARTYARWKVGQVEASRISRDTRERLSMLMGIHKSLRHLFRNPSRGYDWLRKPNRAFGGTSVLDRLLAGSIPDLAAVRVYLDAERGGW; this is encoded by the coding sequence ATGCTCCGCGCTTTCTTCAATCTAATGGAGCGGTGGCAGCTCAACGACCGCCAAGGGCGGATTCTGTTGGGCGACCCCGCCGCACGGACCTACGCGCGTTGGAAAGTCGGGCAGGTGGAGGCGTCGCGCATCTCGCGAGACACTCGCGAGCGTCTGTCCATGCTGATGGGCATTCACAAGAGCCTTCGCCATCTGTTCCGCAATCCGTCGCGGGGCTACGACTGGCTGCGCAAGCCCAACCGTGCATTCGGCGGCACGTCGGTGCTGGATCGGCTGCTGGCAGGTTCCATCCCGGACTTGGCGGCGGTGCGGGTCTACCTCGACGCGGAGCGCGGCGGTTGGTGA
- a CDS encoding RES family NAD+ phosphorylase, giving the protein MPRRSRVRWQRAFRLVRSIYPPVNLFEDIADPADWELLAEAEAKTDPRLRDDAGVIRMVPPARRVSGPGAGWVMGSFCHVSRDRPSRFSDGGYGVYYAGDRFDVALAETVYHFERFMAATEEEPATADYRELVGPIDAELHDLRGAEVFRAALDPGDYTAGQALAAELRENHASNGIVYPSVRYPRGEAVAAFWPDVVGIPVPGRHLCYRWDGRRVDAWLVYGEEDWRLTQVEDD; this is encoded by the coding sequence ATCCCGCGCCGGAGCCGGGTCCGCTGGCAACGCGCGTTCCGCCTCGTCCGCTCCATCTATCCGCCGGTGAATCTGTTCGAGGACATCGCCGATCCGGCCGACTGGGAGCTGCTCGCCGAGGCCGAAGCCAAGACCGATCCACGGTTGCGAGACGATGCCGGCGTTATCCGCATGGTGCCGCCCGCGCGTCGGGTTTCCGGTCCCGGCGCCGGTTGGGTGATGGGATCGTTCTGCCACGTCTCGAGGGACCGGCCCAGCCGGTTCAGCGATGGCGGCTACGGGGTCTACTACGCGGGCGACCGCTTCGATGTGGCGTTGGCGGAAACGGTGTACCACTTCGAGCGTTTCATGGCCGCTACGGAAGAAGAACCCGCCACCGCGGACTACCGCGAGTTGGTCGGCCCCATCGACGCGGAACTCCATGACCTGCGCGGCGCGGAAGTCTTCCGGGCAGCCCTCGACCCCGGCGACTACACCGCCGGACAGGCATTGGCCGCGGAACTGCGCGAAAACCACGCGAGCAACGGCATCGTCTATCCGAGCGTCCGCTACCCCCGTGGCGAGGCCGTGGCCGCGTTTTGGCCGGACGTTGTCGGCATACCGGTCCCGGGCCGGCATCTTTGTTACCGCTGGGACGGCCGCCGGGTGGACGCATGGCTCGTGTACGGTGAGGAGGACTGGCGGCTCACCCAGGTAGAAGATGATTGA
- a CDS encoding asparaginase domain-containing protein, which translates to MPKPRIAVFSGPRATIANTPALVTSNKGRMAGDRQLDGRFDHLVPQRLHEPVRVRIEKFSAHPLESDAAAVYHDDGKPYYEVELRPEDGAYPLPYVARRADGSGDGTPFEESDLRDAAIGYGGRQTFFPDASRLFEDIDRGLGGRGHDGAASELDRLAEFDFVRVLPPAGYLQQGEVAGRDFFPYSPRPLGKFLPGSAMARAVNVVQQTIDSGRYDGFIWLEGSPHVEETLYWLSLVLDTTLPFVGISSQRPHGSLANDGDHNIVDATRYIASGFGTGLGAVGIVDEQIFAARNFKKGDARPGGYRATGGHGGVLGSASPEVRVWFRPAYRTTGTSALAVKDLPAEARFQEYGDSPETVSIRIKDSDGSLRGDAIAPVHMVKYGHYMAEEDTADPDVEVDIMARIERGLAQQASAEPGAPRFHGFVLEGGAGTGSALHSQTAALAIATCHGMPVVRVSRGDPEGALPSNPNDLTIEGSNLDATKARVLLRAAMLRLGRLPKARNPRNPTAREREASVAAIVRYQEIFDTH; encoded by the coding sequence ATGCCCAAGCCACGCATCGCGGTGTTCTCGGGACCGCGCGCCACCATCGCCAACACGCCCGCGCTGGTGACGAGCAACAAGGGGCGGATGGCGGGCGACCGGCAACTGGATGGCCGGTTCGACCACCTCGTTCCCCAGCGCCTGCACGAGCCCGTGCGGGTGCGCATCGAGAAGTTCAGCGCGCACCCGCTGGAGTCCGACGCGGCCGCGGTCTACCACGATGACGGCAAGCCGTACTACGAGGTGGAGTTGCGCCCCGAGGACGGCGCCTATCCCCTGCCCTACGTGGCGCGCCGCGCCGACGGCTCCGGTGACGGAACGCCTTTCGAGGAGAGCGACCTGCGCGACGCGGCCATCGGCTACGGCGGGCGGCAAACCTTCTTCCCGGATGCGTCGCGGCTGTTCGAGGACATCGACCGTGGGCTGGGCGGGCGCGGCCACGACGGGGCGGCGAGCGAGCTGGACCGGCTGGCGGAGTTCGACTTCGTGCGCGTGCTCCCCCCGGCGGGCTACTTGCAGCAGGGAGAGGTGGCCGGGCGCGACTTCTTCCCCTACAGCCCCAGGCCCCTGGGCAAGTTCCTGCCCGGTTCGGCCATGGCCCGGGCGGTCAACGTGGTCCAGCAGACCATCGACTCGGGGCGTTACGACGGCTTCATCTGGCTGGAAGGCAGCCCCCACGTCGAGGAAACCCTCTACTGGCTGAGCCTGGTGCTGGACACCACCCTACCCTTCGTGGGCATCTCGTCACAGCGTCCCCACGGCTCCCTCGCCAACGACGGCGACCACAACATCGTGGACGCGACGCGCTATATCGCCTCGGGCTTCGGCACGGGACTCGGCGCTGTGGGCATCGTGGACGAGCAGATATTCGCGGCGCGCAACTTCAAGAAGGGCGACGCGCGGCCGGGCGGCTACCGCGCCACGGGCGGACACGGCGGCGTGCTCGGGAGCGCGAGTCCCGAGGTGCGCGTGTGGTTCCGTCCCGCGTACCGGACCACGGGCACGTCCGCCCTCGCGGTGAAGGACCTGCCCGCCGAGGCCCGCTTCCAGGAATACGGCGACAGCCCCGAGACCGTGAGCATCCGCATCAAGGACAGCGACGGCTCCCTGCGCGGCGACGCCATCGCACCCGTGCACATGGTGAAGTACGGCCACTACATGGCGGAGGAAGACACGGCGGACCCGGACGTGGAAGTGGACATCATGGCGCGCATCGAACGTGGCCTCGCGCAGCAAGCGTCCGCGGAGCCGGGGGCGCCGCGGTTCCATGGCTTTGTGCTGGAGGGAGGAGCGGGCACGGGCTCGGCGCTCCACAGCCAGACCGCGGCCCTCGCCATCGCAACCTGCCACGGCATGCCGGTGGTGCGGGTGAGCCGCGGCGACCCGGAAGGCGCCCTGCCCTCCAATCCCAACGATCTCACCATCGAGGGGAGCAACCTCGACGCCACCAAGGCGCGCGTGCTGCTGCGCGCCGCCATGCTGCGCCTGGGACGCCTGCCCAAGGCACGCAACCCCCGCAACCCCACCGCGCGGGAACGCGAGGCATCGGTGGCGGCAATCGTGCGCTACCAGGAGATCTTCGACACGCATTAG
- the nudC gene encoding NAD(+) diphosphatase produces the protein MTTHVFSGNPLDRGDVQRRDEDWLRRTARDPRSRFLPLWQLDILLRNGDSAELGWVKPADIAKLGVDVPPVFLGLMDGTAHFALDVSAVEEPLQALSLVEPWGFVEARAAAAQLKPEDVGILAQSKAQVDWHRRHRFCGVCGGPTVQGRGGQVRKCNACNAEHFPRTDPVAIMVVTDGERALLGQSRGRLARSGRYSALAGFIDQAECIEEAVRREVKEEAGITVGEVRYHSSQPWPFPSSLMIGCHGKALTTDIAKDDEEMTDVRWFTREEILSALAGENPNLRVPDPVAIAHHLIRAWAEGRVVF, from the coding sequence ATGACGACACACGTTTTTTCCGGCAATCCCCTGGACCGGGGCGACGTGCAGCGCCGGGACGAGGACTGGCTCAGGCGGACGGCGCGCGACCCGCGTTCCCGCTTCCTGCCCCTGTGGCAACTTGACATCCTGTTGCGCAACGGCGACAGCGCGGAACTCGGGTGGGTGAAGCCCGCTGACATCGCAAAACTGGGCGTTGACGTACCGCCCGTGTTCCTCGGTCTCATGGACGGCACAGCCCACTTCGCGTTGGACGTTTCCGCGGTCGAAGAACCGCTCCAGGCGCTGAGCCTCGTGGAGCCCTGGGGCTTCGTCGAGGCGCGGGCCGCGGCCGCCCAGCTCAAGCCCGAGGACGTGGGCATCCTGGCCCAGAGCAAGGCGCAGGTGGACTGGCACCGCCGGCACCGCTTCTGCGGCGTGTGCGGCGGTCCCACCGTGCAGGGGCGGGGCGGCCAGGTGCGCAAGTGCAACGCGTGCAACGCCGAGCACTTCCCGCGCACAGACCCCGTGGCCATCATGGTCGTCACCGACGGCGAGCGCGCCCTGCTGGGGCAGTCGCGCGGGCGTCTGGCACGGTCCGGCCGCTACTCCGCGCTGGCGGGCTTCATCGACCAGGCCGAGTGCATCGAGGAGGCCGTGCGGCGGGAAGTCAAGGAGGAAGCCGGCATCACCGTGGGCGAAGTGCGCTACCACTCCTCCCAACCCTGGCCCTTCCCCTCCTCCCTCATGATCGGCTGCCACGGCAAGGCCCTGACCACCGACATCGCCAAGGACGACGAAGAGATGACCGACGTGCGCTGGTTCACGCGGGAGGAGATCCTGTCCGCCTTGGCCGGCGAGAACCCCAACCTGCGCGTGCCCGACCCCGTCGCCATCGCCCACCACCTGATCCGGGCGTGGGCGGAGGGGCGGGTCGTTTTCTGA
- a CDS encoding glutamine amidotransferase, whose product MSDIVLGGGVPWWLTAVLALAGAGFLVHQFRFLHRSLGLGKASLLTLLRGLVYALLLLFLLGPARTVEDPTSLRRPLVVLLDSSESMKLPSGEGDATRLDAAKETLAASGLTRGLAGSYDLKFYAYDRETAPFEPDALAEVSAAGGASRLFYALGQVSENEPDAAGVVVVSDGIVNPPDALDGFTGHPRPVMTIGVGETDGFRDLRITGLRTPEMAFRGRATAIEFTIQAFGMAGVQVPLYFNLGRNLISTHPITIDRDAYENRVTLNYTPRELGTHGFTLTLPEQADESIARNNRKAFRMEVRRDKLRVLTLSGSPSWNYRFLRFALKQDPYLELVSFVFLRTPSDVVDVRENEMSLIPFPIDEIFIEELKNFDVLILDDFSHRTYFNPLYFENIRDFVRDGGGIAMLGGARAFDRGGYHQTALSTVLPVKLDGRGAFRTGVAARPGLTPAGRAHPLTRVFADPEANEEAWSTLPPLTTLNEVAQADGEVLLSADLRGRQMPLLTVRRYHDGRSLAFASDDLWRWNFDAVGRNQNPQLHLKLIRNSVRWLAREPAFNQVQILAVGGSRQPGEKHEFRIRVLRDDHTPAKDPVLQVVTTGPEGEQSPLEASPTDQPGEYRAEFTPRVEGSHRIVARAAAAGQPLGDAAHNFLVALPSEENDDGRPRPELLQTVAARTQGLFVPAASLTDAHWSEFERLMEQAAPSRIVARSRVALWNEPLLFALAVLLLGAEWWLRRTWGLV is encoded by the coding sequence ATGTCGGACATCGTACTGGGCGGCGGGGTTCCGTGGTGGCTGACGGCCGTGCTGGCGTTGGCGGGGGCGGGCTTCCTGGTGCATCAGTTCCGGTTCCTGCACCGGAGCCTGGGCCTCGGCAAGGCTTCGCTGCTGACCCTCCTGCGGGGCCTGGTCTACGCGCTGTTGCTGCTGTTCCTCCTGGGGCCGGCGCGCACGGTGGAGGACCCCACCTCGCTGCGGCGCCCGCTGGTGGTGCTGCTGGATTCCTCCGAGAGCATGAAGCTCCCATCGGGCGAGGGAGACGCCACCCGGCTGGACGCGGCCAAGGAGACTCTTGCGGCGTCGGGGCTCACTCGCGGGCTGGCCGGCAGCTACGACCTCAAGTTCTACGCCTATGACCGCGAGACGGCGCCCTTCGAGCCGGACGCCCTCGCTGAAGTGAGCGCCGCCGGCGGAGCCAGCCGTTTGTTTTACGCACTGGGGCAGGTGAGTGAGAACGAACCGGACGCCGCCGGGGTCGTGGTCGTGTCCGACGGCATCGTCAACCCGCCCGACGCCCTCGACGGGTTCACCGGCCACCCCCGGCCCGTCATGACCATCGGCGTGGGCGAAACCGACGGCTTCAGGGACCTGCGCATCACCGGCCTGCGCACGCCGGAGATGGCCTTCCGCGGGCGCGCCACCGCCATCGAGTTCACCATCCAGGCCTTCGGCATGGCCGGGGTCCAGGTACCGCTCTACTTCAACCTGGGCCGGAACCTGATCTCCACGCACCCCATCACCATCGACCGCGACGCCTACGAGAACCGCGTCACGCTGAACTACACGCCGCGAGAGCTGGGGACCCACGGCTTCACACTGACGCTGCCCGAGCAGGCGGACGAGAGCATCGCCCGCAACAACCGCAAGGCGTTCCGCATGGAGGTACGGCGCGACAAGCTCCGGGTGCTGACCCTTTCCGGATCGCCCTCGTGGAACTACCGCTTCCTCCGCTTCGCGCTGAAGCAGGACCCGTACCTGGAGCTGGTGTCGTTCGTCTTCCTGCGCACCCCGAGCGACGTGGTGGACGTGCGCGAGAACGAGATGAGCCTGATCCCCTTCCCCATCGACGAGATCTTCATAGAGGAACTGAAGAACTTCGACGTGCTGATTCTCGACGACTTCTCGCACCGCACCTACTTCAATCCGCTCTATTTCGAGAACATCCGGGACTTCGTGCGCGACGGCGGCGGCATCGCCATGCTCGGCGGCGCGCGCGCGTTCGACCGCGGCGGCTACCATCAGACGGCCCTCAGTACCGTGTTGCCGGTCAAGCTCGACGGGCGCGGCGCCTTCCGCACCGGCGTGGCCGCGCGTCCCGGCCTGACGCCGGCGGGCAGGGCGCACCCGCTCACGCGGGTCTTCGCCGACCCGGAGGCCAACGAGGAGGCATGGAGCACCCTGCCGCCGCTGACCACCCTCAACGAGGTGGCGCAGGCCGACGGCGAAGTGCTGCTCTCGGCGGACCTGCGCGGACGGCAGATGCCGCTGCTGACCGTGCGGCGCTACCACGACGGGCGTTCGCTGGCTTTCGCCAGCGACGATCTGTGGCGCTGGAACTTCGACGCGGTGGGACGCAACCAGAATCCTCAACTCCACCTGAAGCTGATCCGCAACAGCGTCCGCTGGCTCGCCCGGGAACCCGCCTTCAACCAGGTGCAGATCCTCGCGGTGGGCGGCTCCCGGCAGCCCGGAGAAAAGCACGAGTTCCGCATCCGGGTGTTGCGCGACGACCACACCCCGGCCAAGGACCCGGTGCTGCAGGTGGTGACGACCGGGCCGGAGGGCGAACAGTCGCCGCTGGAAGCGTCGCCCACCGATCAGCCCGGCGAGTACCGCGCCGAGTTCACGCCGCGCGTGGAAGGCTCCCACCGCATCGTGGCGCGGGCCGCGGCGGCGGGACAGCCCTTGGGAGACGCCGCCCACAACTTCCTCGTGGCGCTGCCTTCGGAGGAGAACGACGACGGCCGGCCGCGGCCGGAGCTGCTGCAAACCGTGGCCGCGCGCACCCAAGGGTTGTTTGTCCCCGCCGCCTCCCTGACCGACGCCCACTGGTCGGAGTTCGAGCGCTTGATGGAGCAGGCCGCGCCGTCCCGCATCGTGGCGCGCAGCCGCGTGGCCTTGTGGAACGAGCCGCTGCTGTTCGCGCTGGCGGTGCTGCTGCTGGGCGCGGAATGGTGGCTGCGGCGCACCTGGGGACTCGTGTAG
- a CDS encoding DUF4159 domain-containing protein: MNRRRFLQGLLGTAAGGAWGLPARPVAAQSAAAGQTGRRIQFVFAQVRYRGGDWDPRPRATTPMMEELMRRTSVEAERERRVVGLTDPELFSYPFLYMAGKYDFQPFSEAEVGNLRRFLSFGGFLLADNTLGQLGYGFDRRFRAEMKRVFPEQEIRKVPLTHALLRSYYLIRRIGGRVATSSYLEGIHLGETTPVVYCHNDLGGAWERDGLGRWSHPCVPNGEEQRRDAFHLGVNIILYSMTGNYKQDLIHVPFIRRRLTQ; encoded by the coding sequence ATGAATAGGCGACGGTTCCTGCAAGGTTTGCTGGGAACGGCGGCCGGCGGCGCCTGGGGCCTGCCGGCAAGACCGGTGGCGGCGCAATCGGCCGCGGCGGGGCAAACCGGCCGCCGTATCCAGTTCGTCTTCGCGCAGGTACGCTACCGCGGCGGGGACTGGGACCCGCGCCCGCGCGCCACCACGCCCATGATGGAAGAGCTGATGCGCCGCACCAGCGTGGAGGCGGAGCGCGAGCGGCGGGTGGTCGGCCTCACGGACCCGGAGCTGTTCTCGTACCCGTTCCTCTACATGGCGGGGAAGTACGACTTCCAGCCGTTCTCCGAGGCAGAGGTGGGAAATCTGCGGCGCTTCCTCTCCTTCGGCGGCTTCCTGCTCGCCGACAACACCCTCGGACAACTGGGGTACGGCTTCGACCGGCGCTTCCGCGCGGAGATGAAACGCGTGTTCCCGGAGCAGGAGATCCGGAAGGTGCCCCTGACCCACGCGCTCTTGCGGAGCTACTACCTGATACGCAGGATCGGCGGCCGCGTCGCCACAAGCTCCTACCTGGAGGGGATCCACCTCGGGGAGACCACGCCGGTGGTGTATTGCCACAACGACCTGGGCGGCGCCTGGGAACGCGACGGGCTGGGGCGCTGGAGCCACCCCTGCGTCCCCAACGGCGAGGAGCAGCGGCGTGACGCGTTCCATCTCGGCGTCAACATCATCCTCTACTCCATGACCGGCAACTACAAGCAGGACCTGATCCACGTGCCGTTCATACGGCGGCGGTTGACGCAGTAG
- a CDS encoding BatA domain-containing protein → MAFLYPLYLVALAAGVIPLVIHLLNRRQQKRLRFPAVRFVLISQRRVARTYNLRNWLLLAVRTLAVLLLALLLAHPLWESGVGLAARGAPLTTAIIVDNSQSMQVRDDGAPFDEAKEAAARILEALDEGDRAAVIATNPVGSTAAALRAPEEATLKDLRPLAVTAGTADLTGALRTAYGLLRGAGGQKALWVVTDLGVAGWDRLSLPAVGEYDPTVPVKIVTVGAVETPPSATIKGLEARAAHVAPGLDIELAATVVNFGAGEIPDVTARLTIDDKVRDEKQVTLAEGAESTVGFRFNLERPGSHSGYVSLHGDGFSGNRRHYFTIHTRDRLNVLLVDGDPQRALVASETFFLSRALNPTGDLANSVLLPEVILSGALEQVNPESYQVVVLANVPHMTLDLAKRLMAFVEGGGGLLLALGDRVIAQEYNTLLWRGPLAVPGVPLPDLRGLTSLLPGILGERRRVPLDQNVGVEEVDTPHPALAAFGDKRLLDSLRSARVSSYFELVTPNINSEGVLMRLGNGQPLLVERKVGKGRVLVLTTSADSAWSNLPLKTAYVPLVQSLVSYLAGGSRGSVDTGITAGEAKQWTVAPAHAGMDLRVVDPRRSEKAVTITAAGGKAAGAFDGNHFAGIYRVVPPSADVDVPGLYAVNPPVLESRLERMGAEELERKLGPVNHEVMAAGALSAGGSRTDLALALVVLLMATLLFEGWLGQRNYE, encoded by the coding sequence CTGGCGTTCCTCTACCCGCTCTACCTCGTGGCCCTGGCGGCGGGCGTGATCCCGCTGGTGATCCACCTGCTCAACCGGCGCCAGCAGAAGCGCCTGCGCTTCCCCGCGGTGCGCTTCGTGCTCATCTCGCAACGGCGCGTGGCGCGCACCTACAACCTGCGCAACTGGCTCCTGCTGGCGGTGCGCACGCTGGCGGTGCTCCTGCTGGCGCTGTTGCTAGCGCATCCTTTGTGGGAGTCCGGGGTCGGTCTCGCGGCCCGCGGCGCGCCCCTCACTACTGCCATCATCGTGGACAACTCGCAGAGCATGCAGGTGCGCGACGACGGCGCCCCGTTCGACGAAGCCAAGGAAGCCGCAGCCCGCATCCTGGAGGCGCTGGACGAGGGCGACCGCGCGGCGGTCATCGCCACCAATCCCGTCGGCTCGACAGCGGCGGCGCTCAGGGCGCCCGAGGAAGCCACGCTCAAGGACCTGCGGCCTCTGGCCGTCACCGCCGGCACCGCGGACCTCACGGGCGCGTTGCGCACCGCCTACGGACTCTTGCGCGGGGCCGGCGGACAGAAGGCGCTTTGGGTGGTCACGGACCTCGGCGTAGCGGGCTGGGACCGGCTGTCCTTGCCGGCCGTGGGCGAGTACGACCCCACGGTGCCGGTGAAGATCGTCACCGTGGGCGCCGTCGAAACGCCGCCGAGCGCGACCATCAAAGGACTGGAGGCACGCGCCGCGCACGTGGCTCCGGGACTCGACATCGAGCTCGCCGCCACGGTGGTGAACTTCGGCGCCGGCGAGATCCCGGACGTCACCGCGCGCCTCACCATTGACGACAAGGTGCGCGACGAGAAGCAGGTGACGCTGGCGGAGGGCGCGGAGTCCACGGTGGGTTTCCGTTTCAATCTGGAGCGGCCGGGGAGCCATTCCGGCTACGTCTCGCTCCACGGCGACGGATTTTCGGGGAATCGGCGCCACTACTTCACCATCCATACCCGTGACCGCCTGAACGTGCTGCTGGTGGACGGAGACCCCCAGCGCGCCCTGGTGGCGAGCGAGACCTTCTTCCTGAGCCGCGCCCTCAATCCCACGGGCGACCTGGCGAACTCCGTGCTGCTGCCGGAGGTGATCCTTTCCGGGGCGCTGGAGCAGGTGAACCCCGAAAGCTACCAGGTCGTGGTACTGGCCAACGTGCCGCACATGACCTTGGACCTCGCGAAACGGCTCATGGCCTTCGTGGAGGGCGGCGGCGGCTTGCTGTTGGCCTTGGGCGACCGGGTGATCGCGCAGGAGTATAACACGCTCCTATGGCGCGGCCCCCTGGCAGTCCCGGGCGTCCCCCTGCCGGACCTGCGCGGTCTCACGTCGCTCCTGCCCGGCATCTTGGGCGAACGGCGGCGGGTGCCCCTGGACCAGAACGTCGGTGTGGAAGAAGTGGACACGCCTCATCCAGCGCTGGCGGCATTCGGCGACAAGCGCCTGCTGGATTCCCTGCGCTCGGCCAGGGTTTCCTCCTACTTCGAGTTGGTGACCCCGAATATCAACAGCGAAGGTGTCCTCATGCGCCTCGGCAACGGGCAACCGCTGCTGGTCGAAAGGAAGGTGGGCAAGGGCCGTGTCCTGGTGCTCACCACGAGCGCCGACAGCGCCTGGAGCAACCTGCCGCTCAAGACCGCCTACGTGCCGCTGGTCCAGTCCCTGGTCTCGTACCTGGCCGGCGGCAGCCGAGGATCGGTGGATACGGGCATCACAGCGGGCGAGGCCAAGCAGTGGACCGTCGCGCCCGCCCACGCCGGCATGGACCTCCGGGTCGTCGACCCCAGACGGTCGGAGAAGGCGGTGACGATCACGGCCGCCGGCGGCAAGGCGGCCGGGGCCTTCGACGGCAATCACTTCGCGGGCATTTACCGGGTGGTGCCGCCGTCGGCCGACGTGGACGTGCCCGGGCTGTACGCGGTGAACCCGCCGGTGCTCGAATCGCGTCTCGAGCGCATGGGCGCCGAGGAACTGGAACGGAAGCTCGGCCCGGTCAACCACGAGGTCATGGCGGCGGGCGCCCTGTCCGCGGGCGGCAGCCGCACCGATCTCGCGCTGGCCCTGGTGGTGTTGCTGATGGCGACGCTGCTGTTCGAGGGCTGGCTGGGACAACGAAACTATGAATAG
- a CDS encoding DUF58 domain-containing protein, protein MATSEQSYFDPAVLARLSNLHLKARWVVEGVMAGLHRSRAKGFSVEFEQHREYSPGDEIRRIDWKALGKLDRLFIKEFEDESNLKTHLLLDVSGSMDYASGALTKFQYGCILVASLAYLILRQQDAAGLTTFSDRIDSQLPPKATRGYVVELLQRLEAETTRGDTDVGKVLLEVAGGIRRRGLVVLVSDLLDDAESVLQGLRLFRFKGNDVLVFHVMDETELTLPFSGNTRFEDIEDPGLRVTADPKAIQAEYRRVVTNHIDTLRSGCHQYAIDYQLVSTATPLDQALVSYLSWRK, encoded by the coding sequence GGAAGGCGTCATGGCGGGCCTTCACCGGAGCCGCGCCAAGGGGTTCAGCGTCGAGTTCGAGCAGCACCGCGAGTACTCCCCCGGCGACGAGATCCGGCGCATCGACTGGAAGGCGCTGGGCAAGCTTGACCGCCTCTTCATCAAGGAATTCGAAGACGAGAGCAACCTCAAGACGCATCTGCTGCTGGACGTGAGCGGCTCCATGGACTATGCCTCCGGCGCCCTCACCAAGTTCCAGTACGGCTGCATCCTGGTGGCGTCGCTGGCCTACCTGATCCTCCGCCAGCAGGACGCGGCCGGGCTCACCACCTTCTCCGACCGCATCGACTCGCAGCTTCCGCCCAAGGCCACGCGCGGCTACGTGGTGGAGTTGCTGCAGCGGCTCGAGGCCGAGACCACCCGTGGCGACACCGACGTGGGCAAGGTGCTGCTGGAGGTGGCCGGTGGCATCCGCCGGCGGGGTCTCGTGGTGCTGGTGTCGGACCTGCTGGACGACGCCGAGTCGGTGCTCCAGGGGCTGCGCCTGTTCCGCTTCAAGGGCAACGACGTGCTGGTCTTCCACGTCATGGACGAGACCGAGCTGACCCTGCCCTTCTCGGGCAACACCCGGTTCGAGGACATCGAGGACCCGGGACTCCGGGTCACCGCCGATCCCAAGGCCATCCAGGCGGAGTACCGGCGAGTCGTGACGAACCACATCGACACGCTGCGGTCGGGCTGTCACCAGTACGCCATCGACTACCAACTGGTGTCCACGGCCACGCCGCTGGACCAGGCCCTGGTGAGCTACCTGAGCTGGAGGAAGTAA